The Microcebus murinus isolate Inina chromosome 1, M.murinus_Inina_mat1.0, whole genome shotgun sequence genome includes a region encoding these proteins:
- the CCR4 gene encoding C-C chemokine receptor type 4, whose product MDPTDVADTTLDESIYSNYYVYESIPKPCTKEGIKAFGELFLPPLYSLVFLFGLLGNSVVVLVLLKYKRLKSMTDVYLLNLAISDLLFVFSLPFWGYYAADQWVFGLGLCKIISWMYLVGFYSGIFFVMLMSIDRYLAIVHAVFSLRARTLTYGVITSLATWSVAVFASLPGLLFSTCYTERNHTYCKTKYSVNSTTWKVLSSLEINILGLAIPLGVMLFCYSTIIRTLQHCKNEKKNRAVKMIFAVVVLFLGFWTPYNIVLFLETLVELEVLQDCAFERYLDYAIQATETLAFVHCCLNPVIYFFLGEKFRKYIVQLFKTCRGPFVLCQSCGLLQIYPADTPSSSYTQSTVDHDHDAL is encoded by the coding sequence ATGGACCCCACGGATGTAGCCGACACCACGCTGGATGAAAGCATATACAGCAATTACTACGTCTATGAAAGTATCCCCAAACCTTGCACCAAAGAAGGCATCAAGGCATTCGGGGagctcttcctgcctcccctctACTCCTTGGTCTTTCTGTTTGGTCTGCTTGGAAACTCCGTGGTGGTTCTGGTCCTGCTCAAATACAAGCGGCTCAAGTCCATGACTGACGTGTACCTGCTCAACCTCGCCATCTCGGACCTGCTCTTCGtgttttccctccctttctggGGCTACTATGCTGCAGACCAGTGGGTTTTTGGACTAGGCCTGTGCAAGATTATTTCCTGGATGTACCTGGTGGGCTTTTACAGTGGCATATTCTTCGTCATGCTCATGAGCATCGACAGGTACCTGGCCATTGTGCACGCGGTGTTTTCCCTGAGGGCGAGGACCTTGACTTACGGGGTCATCACCAGCTTGGCCACGTGGTCAGTGGCCGTGTttgcctccctccctggccttctGTTCAGCACTTGCTACACGGAGCGCAACCACACCTACTGCAAAACCAAGTACTCTGTCAACTCCACCACGTGGAAGGTTCTGAGCTCCCTGGAGATCAACATTCTGGGACTGGCGATACCCTTGGGGGTCATGCTGTTCTGCTACTCCACGATCATCAGGACCTTGCAGCACTGCAAGAACGAGAAGAAGAACCGGGCGGTGAAGATGATCTTTGCCGTGGTGGTTCTCTTCCTCGGGTTCTGGACGCCCTACAACATCGTGCTCTTCCTGGAGACCCTGGTGGAGCTGGAAGTCCTTCAGGACTGCGCCTTTGAACGGTACCTGGACTATGCCATCCAGGCCACCGAAACCCTGGCTTTTGTCCACTGCTGCCTTAACCCGGTCATCTACTTCTTTCTGGGGGAGAAATTTCGCAAGTACATCGTACAGCTCTTCAAAACCTGCAGGGGCCCTTTTGTGCTCTGCCAATCCTGTGGGCTCCTCCAAATTTACCCTGCCGACACCCCCAGCTCATCTTACACGCAGTCCACTGTGGATCACGACCACGATGCTCtgtaa
- the LOC105873909 gene encoding LOW QUALITY PROTEIN: 2-iminobutanoate/2-iminopropanoate deaminase (The sequence of the model RefSeq protein was modified relative to this genomic sequence to represent the inferred CDS: substituted 1 base at 1 genomic stop codon), with protein sequence MSSLIRSVISTAKALGAIGPYSQAVLVDKTLYISGXIDMDPSSGQLVPGGVEEEAKQALKNMGEILKAAGCDFTNAVKTTVLLADINDFNTVNDIYKQYFKSNYPARAAYQVAALPKGGRIEIEAVAVRGPFTTPLL encoded by the coding sequence ATGTCGTCCTTGATCAGAAGTGTGATCAGCACCGCCAAAGCCCTGGGGGCCATAGGCCCCTACAGTCAAGCTGTATTAGTCGACAAGACCCTTTACATTTCAGGATAGATAGACATGGACCCATCAAGTGGACAGCTTGTGCCAGGAGGGGTAGAAGAAGAAGCTAAACAAGCTCTTAAAAACATGGGTGAAATTCTGAAAGCTGCAGGCTGTGACTTCACTAATGCGGTAAAAACAACTGTTTTGCTGGCTGACATAAATGACTTCAATACTGTCAATGACATctacaaacagtatttcaagagTAATTATCCTGCAAGAGCTGCTTACCAGGTTGCCGCTTTGCCCAAAGGAGGCAGAATTGAAATTGAAGCAGTAGCTGTCCGAGGACCTTTCACAACACCATTGCTCTAA